A window of the Constrictibacter sp. MBR-5 genome harbors these coding sequences:
- a CDS encoding M48 family metalloprotease, which translates to MTARAARLGAAGIALVAALLLGPAAAAAAERGYASLYDDAELAHWADRYRPGILSNLDEVLRPVLTREELRGLRDLRIDIPLRAASGHPLDFYALASGTVVLPAMSLKFLDDLSVAFAWLNRNGYSPETVQEYVGMLKYGREADFGRWPAPLRALRIPEDALKDPAVDGLSQKIFKSAVIFILLHEMGHVLHGHPGYGPLVRRADARANEAQADAFALEVMRRLPAQPTGMFLFFQLMAYAGPNRGDFDGDAAWRQAMERATHPVTPDRMRAIADILRRHADGFAVEYENRRTGRENVLFTADQIALVAETLSDPDLQKLVAMTSRRATLAGLAPRRHGEKLGAVSSSGSAAFSGTYDGSIEIQGQSFDVRLALVRDGLRVAGLFSIGAGVGELDGRIEGEKLYYSWRSGGDTGRGTMVRDGDALAGRWGYRGSADDGGAWRVRRAN; encoded by the coding sequence GTGACCGCCCGCGCCGCGAGGCTCGGTGCCGCGGGGATCGCGCTGGTCGCGGCCCTTCTCCTCGGCCCGGCCGCCGCCGCCGCAGCGGAGCGCGGCTACGCCTCGCTCTACGACGACGCCGAACTGGCGCATTGGGCGGACCGCTACCGCCCCGGGATCCTGTCGAACCTGGACGAGGTCCTGCGGCCCGTCCTGACGCGCGAGGAACTGCGCGGGCTGCGCGACCTGCGCATCGACATTCCCCTGCGCGCCGCCTCCGGCCATCCGCTCGATTTCTACGCCCTCGCCTCCGGGACGGTCGTGCTGCCGGCGATGTCGCTGAAGTTCCTTGACGATCTCTCTGTCGCCTTCGCCTGGCTCAACCGGAACGGTTATTCGCCGGAGACGGTCCAGGAATATGTCGGGATGCTGAAATACGGCCGCGAGGCGGATTTCGGCCGGTGGCCGGCGCCGCTGCGGGCGCTGCGGATTCCGGAGGACGCGCTGAAGGATCCGGCCGTCGACGGCCTGTCGCAGAAGATCTTCAAGTCGGCCGTGATCTTCATCCTGTTGCACGAGATGGGGCACGTGCTGCACGGCCATCCCGGCTACGGTCCGCTCGTGCGGCGCGCGGATGCGCGGGCCAACGAGGCCCAGGCCGACGCCTTTGCGCTGGAGGTGATGCGCCGGCTGCCGGCCCAGCCGACCGGCATGTTCCTCTTCTTCCAGCTGATGGCCTATGCCGGCCCGAACCGCGGCGACTTCGACGGCGACGCGGCCTGGCGGCAGGCGATGGAGCGGGCCACCCACCCGGTCACGCCGGACCGGATGCGCGCCATCGCCGACATCCTGCGCCGCCATGCCGACGGCTTCGCGGTCGAATACGAGAACCGGCGCACCGGGCGCGAGAACGTCCTGTTCACGGCCGACCAGATCGCGCTGGTCGCCGAGACGCTGTCGGACCCGGACCTGCAGAAGCTGGTCGCCATGACGTCGCGTCGCGCCACCCTCGCGGGCCTCGCGCCCCGGCGGCACGGCGAGAAGCTGGGCGCCGTTTCGTCGTCCGGCAGCGCCGCCTTCAGCGGCACCTATGACGGTTCGATCGAGATCCAGGGACAGAGTTTCGACGTCCGGCTTGCGCTGGTCCGCGACGGGCTGCGCGTCGCCGGGCTGTTCAGCATCGGCGCCGGGGTCGGCGAACTGGACGGCCGGATCGAGGGCGAAAAGCTCTACTATTCCTGGCGATCCGGCGGCGATACCGGCCGGGGAACGATGGTCCGCGACGGCGACGCGCTCGCCGGCCGATGGGGCTATCGTGGCAGCGCGGACGACGGTGGCGCGTGGCGGGTCCGGCGTGCGAATTGA
- a CDS encoding CoA transferase, whose amino-acid sequence MTDDLPFSGIKVFDATQGVAGPHATMLLAQYGADVTKVEPLEGDWGRTLGKMYGDLCAHAITFNRGKKSVALDLKTAEGKAIAQKLASEADVVVESFRPGVMSRFGLGYDDVKKSNPKVVYLSVTGFGQSGPYSKLPVTDSVIQAFSGWMTLHRDAEGVPMRSGMIAVDVMTGLYAFQALSTAILKQVRFGKGQYIDCSLMQSAAAFQAAKVMEYHLEQGEPQVLYVPVGTMKTKDGYLNVTAMREHHYTGLCKVLGREDLAKDPRYDSREKRIAREKELMPIVRAEFLKRTTEEWAKDLTEAGVMNAKVNTYDDFMKDEHVAAIGALPWVEHQGMGSLPMANIPGVEPFATGSPMSECPHVGQQTREILARAGYTEAEIADLAAKKAIGFEYPTKQAAE is encoded by the coding sequence ATGACGGACGATCTGCCCTTCTCCGGCATCAAGGTTTTCGACGCGACGCAGGGCGTCGCCGGGCCGCACGCGACGATGCTGCTGGCCCAGTACGGCGCGGACGTGACGAAGGTCGAGCCGCTCGAGGGCGACTGGGGCCGCACGCTCGGCAAGATGTACGGCGATCTCTGCGCCCACGCGATCACGTTCAACCGCGGCAAGAAGTCGGTGGCGCTCGACCTGAAGACGGCCGAGGGCAAGGCGATCGCCCAGAAGCTGGCGTCCGAGGCCGACGTCGTCGTCGAAAGCTTCCGTCCGGGCGTGATGAGCCGTTTCGGTCTCGGCTATGACGACGTGAAGAAGTCGAACCCGAAGGTCGTCTACCTGTCGGTCACCGGCTTCGGCCAGTCCGGTCCCTATTCGAAGCTCCCGGTCACGGATTCGGTCATTCAGGCCTTCTCCGGCTGGATGACGCTGCACCGCGACGCCGAGGGCGTGCCGATGCGCAGCGGCATGATCGCCGTCGACGTCATGACCGGCCTCTACGCCTTCCAGGCGCTGTCGACCGCGATCCTGAAGCAGGTCCGCTTCGGCAAGGGCCAGTATATCGACTGCTCGCTGATGCAGTCGGCCGCGGCCTTCCAGGCGGCGAAGGTGATGGAGTACCACCTGGAGCAGGGCGAGCCGCAGGTCCTCTACGTCCCGGTTGGCACGATGAAGACCAAGGACGGCTACCTGAACGTGACGGCGATGCGCGAGCATCACTATACCGGACTCTGCAAGGTGCTCGGCCGCGAGGATCTGGCCAAGGACCCGCGCTACGACAGCCGCGAGAAGCGGATCGCGCGCGAAAAGGAACTGATGCCGATCGTCCGCGCCGAGTTCCTGAAGCGGACGACCGAGGAGTGGGCGAAGGACCTGACCGAGGCGGGCGTGATGAACGCCAAGGTCAACACCTACGACGACTTCATGAAGGACGAGCACGTCGCTGCGATCGGCGCGCTGCCGTGGGTCGAGCACCAGGGCATGGGGTCGCTGCCCATGGCGAACATCCCCGGCGTCGAGCCGTTCGCGACCGGCTCGCCGATGTCCGAGTGCCCCCACGTCGGCCAGCAGACCCGCGAAATCCTCGCGCGCGCCGGCTATACCGAGGCGGAGATCGCCGATCTCGCCGCCAAGAAGGCGATCGGCTTCGAGTATCCGACGAAGCAGGCGGCCGAGTAG
- a CDS encoding DUF1849 family protein encodes MSRTLWLIGLLVVTAASTASAIELRPHRAVYSLRLMNAEVGSGVVDASGAMVFEWAESCDSWIVRQRARFDMFGPEGNSVRTEVSFSSWEHKTGDRYGFNLRTLQDGNVVEDLRGEAKLDADEEGGSATYTRPEAETVGLPPGTLFPAGHTRLLIREALAGRQRIMRPVLLGQREDEPMTVNAEISERKDGTFGVSGKPGGSREALANDPLLAQPSWNMALAFFGEEDDMLPAFEIRETLYKSGVVGDAQVIYDEFSLGYRLEQIEALPAPHC; translated from the coding sequence ATGTCCCGCACGCTCTGGCTGATCGGTCTGCTCGTCGTCACGGCCGCCAGCACGGCATCCGCCATCGAGTTGCGGCCGCACCGGGCCGTCTACAGCCTGCGGCTGATGAACGCCGAGGTCGGCAGCGGCGTCGTCGACGCCTCCGGTGCGATGGTGTTCGAGTGGGCCGAGAGCTGCGACAGCTGGATCGTCCGCCAGCGCGCGCGGTTCGACATGTTCGGTCCCGAGGGCAACTCGGTCCGCACCGAGGTCAGCTTCTCCAGCTGGGAGCACAAGACCGGTGACCGCTACGGCTTCAACCTGCGCACGCTCCAGGACGGCAACGTCGTCGAGGACCTGCGCGGCGAGGCCAAGCTGGACGCGGACGAGGAGGGCGGCAGCGCCACCTATACCCGCCCGGAAGCCGAGACCGTAGGCCTGCCGCCCGGGACGCTGTTTCCTGCGGGCCACACCCGGCTGCTGATCCGCGAGGCGCTCGCCGGCCGGCAGCGGATCATGCGCCCCGTGCTGCTCGGCCAGCGCGAGGACGAGCCGATGACCGTGAACGCCGAGATCTCCGAGCGCAAGGACGGTACGTTCGGCGTCTCCGGCAAGCCGGGTGGTTCCCGCGAGGCCCTCGCGAACGACCCCCTGCTCGCGCAGCCGTCCTGGAACATGGCCCTCGCTTTCTTCGGCGAGGAGGACGACATGCTGCCGGCATTCGAGATCCGCGAGACTCTCTACAAGAGCGGCGTCGTCGGCGACGCCCAGGTGATCTACGACGAGTTCTCGCTGGGCTATCGCCTGGAACAGATCGAGGCTCTGCCTGCGCCGCACTGCTGA
- a CDS encoding DNA polymerase IV has protein sequence MITTVCRDCDTVAATASAEGAACSACGSARMVRHPELGVLTIAHLDCDAFYASVEQRDDPSLRGKPLIVGGRTRGVVLAASYEARRFGVRSAMPMFKALADCPDAVVVRPDMEKYRQAGAVVRRLMREAAPLVEPLSIDEAFLDLAGTAEPPAVAMARLARRIEAEVGITVSIGLSCNKFLAKIASDLDKPRGFAVIGRQEAGAFLAPRPVGLIWGVGPAMQLRLAQDGIVTIGDLQQRTAQDLTARYGRFGERLARFAFGRDERRVVPEREVKSVSAETTFDVNLDLLDPLKRALWRLCKRVAARLTDRGMAAGTVTLKLKRHDFRILTRSRTVDGRLQSAVDIYAIALRLLEPEVDGTRYRLIGVGVSGISMRQDGGEPDLFAAAEAAAP, from the coding sequence GTGATCACGACCGTCTGCCGCGACTGCGATACCGTCGCCGCCACGGCGAGCGCCGAGGGGGCGGCGTGCTCCGCCTGCGGCTCGGCACGCATGGTTCGGCATCCGGAACTCGGCGTCCTGACGATCGCCCATCTCGATTGCGACGCCTTCTATGCCAGCGTCGAGCAGCGCGACGATCCGAGCCTGCGCGGCAAGCCGCTGATCGTCGGCGGGCGCACGCGCGGCGTCGTGCTCGCCGCCTCGTACGAAGCGCGCCGCTTCGGCGTGCGCTCCGCCATGCCGATGTTCAAGGCGCTCGCCGACTGCCCGGACGCCGTGGTCGTGCGGCCGGACATGGAAAAGTACCGTCAGGCGGGCGCCGTCGTCCGCCGGCTGATGCGCGAGGCGGCACCGCTCGTCGAGCCCCTGTCGATCGACGAGGCCTTTCTCGACCTCGCCGGCACAGCGGAACCGCCGGCCGTCGCCATGGCGCGGCTGGCGCGGCGGATCGAGGCCGAGGTCGGCATCACCGTCTCGATCGGTCTCAGCTGCAACAAGTTCCTGGCCAAGATCGCCTCGGATCTCGACAAACCGCGCGGCTTCGCCGTCATCGGCCGGCAGGAGGCCGGCGCCTTTCTGGCGCCGCGACCCGTCGGGCTGATCTGGGGCGTCGGGCCGGCGATGCAACTGCGGCTCGCCCAGGACGGCATCGTGACGATCGGCGACCTGCAGCAGCGAACCGCCCAGGACCTGACGGCGCGGTACGGCCGGTTCGGCGAGCGGCTGGCCCGCTTCGCCTTCGGCCGAGACGAGCGCCGGGTCGTTCCGGAGCGGGAGGTGAAGAGCGTCTCCGCCGAGACGACGTTCGACGTGAACCTCGACCTGCTCGATCCGCTCAAGCGGGCGCTGTGGCGGCTGTGCAAGCGGGTGGCGGCGCGCCTGACCGACCGCGGCATGGCCGCCGGCACCGTGACGCTGAAGCTGAAGCGGCACGATTTCCGGATCCTGACGAGAAGCCGCACGGTCGACGGGCGGCTGCAGAGCGCCGTCGACATCTATGCGATCGCCCTGCGCCTGCTGGAGCCCGAGGTCGACGGCACGCGCTATCGCCTCATCGGCGTCGGCGTCTCGGGCATCTCGATGCGGCAGGACGGCGGCGAGCCGGACCTGTTCGCCGCGGCCGAAGCCGCAGCGCCGTAA
- a CDS encoding ROK family protein gives MTGHSFEAGEVRLGIDLGGTKVEIVALAPGGSEPIRRRLPTPAGDYAATVATIAALVAEAHAALAGRAPVAAGVGVGIPGTISPATGLVKNANSTWLNGRPLEQDLRAALGRPVRIANDANCFALSEASDGAGAGAATVFGVILGTGVGGGIVIGGALVGGANAIAGEWGHNALPRPDADEWPGPTCWCGRTGCIETFLSGPALGRDHASRTGGTAIPAAAIAAAAVAGDVQAGESIRRYARRLARALAGVINVIDPDVIVLGGGLSQIGALYEAVPRMWAEHVFSDRVDTRLVPPRHGDSSGVRGAARLWPIGTGAP, from the coding sequence ATGACGGGACACTCTTTCGAAGCAGGCGAGGTAAGGCTGGGCATCGACCTCGGGGGCACCAAGGTCGAGATCGTCGCGCTTGCGCCAGGGGGGAGCGAGCCGATCAGACGGCGGCTGCCGACGCCCGCGGGCGACTATGCGGCGACCGTCGCGACGATCGCGGCCCTGGTCGCCGAGGCGCACGCCGCGCTGGCGGGCCGGGCGCCGGTCGCCGCCGGGGTGGGCGTCGGGATACCCGGCACCATCTCGCCGGCTACTGGGTTGGTGAAGAACGCCAACAGCACGTGGCTGAACGGCCGGCCGCTGGAGCAGGACCTGCGCGCCGCTCTCGGCCGGCCGGTGAGAATCGCCAACGACGCCAACTGCTTCGCCCTGTCGGAAGCGTCGGATGGGGCCGGCGCCGGCGCGGCGACGGTGTTCGGCGTCATCCTGGGGACCGGCGTCGGCGGAGGCATCGTGATCGGCGGTGCCCTGGTCGGAGGCGCCAACGCGATCGCCGGGGAATGGGGCCACAACGCACTGCCCCGGCCCGATGCCGACGAGTGGCCCGGTCCGACGTGCTGGTGCGGCCGGACGGGCTGTATCGAGACGTTTCTCTCCGGGCCCGCGCTGGGGCGCGACCATGCGTCGCGCACAGGCGGCACGGCGATTCCGGCCGCCGCGATCGCCGCCGCCGCGGTTGCGGGCGACGTGCAGGCGGGCGAGAGCATCCGACGCTATGCGCGCAGGCTGGCCCGCGCCCTCGCCGGCGTCATCAACGTGATCGATCCCGACGTGATCGTGCTGGGCGGCGGCCTGTCCCAGATCGGCGCACTCTACGAGGCCGTGCCGCGGATGTGGGCCGAGCATGTCTTCTCCGACCGGGTAGACACCCGGCTCGTCCCACCACGGCACGGCGATTCGAGCGGCGTGCGTGGCGCCGCCCGCCTCTGGCCGATCGGGACGGGCGCACCGTGA
- a CDS encoding response regulator, with translation MSKTVLIVEDNELNMKLFNDLLEAHGYRTLKTRDGIQALSIAREHRPDLILMDIQLPEVSGLEVTKWLKEDDNLRHIPVIAVTAFAMKGDEEKIRQGGCEDYIAKPITVSRFLETVQKHLA, from the coding sequence ATGTCGAAGACAGTGCTCATCGTCGAAGACAACGAACTCAACATGAAGCTCTTCAACGACCTTCTGGAGGCCCACGGCTACCGGACGTTGAAGACGCGCGACGGGATTCAGGCTCTGTCCATCGCGCGCGAGCATCGCCCCGACCTCATCCTGATGGACATCCAGCTGCCCGAAGTTTCCGGGCTCGAGGTCACCAAATGGCTCAAGGAGGACGACAATCTCCGCCATATCCCGGTGATCGCCGTGACCGCCTTCGCCATGAAGGGTGACGAGGAGAAGATACGGCAGGGCGGGTGCGAGGACTACATCGCCAAGCCGATCACCGTGTCGCGCTTCCTCGAAACCGTTCAGAAGCATCTGGCCTGA